In the genome of Nitrosopumilus sp., one region contains:
- a CDS encoding SDR family oxidoreductase, giving the protein MIKDKVAIITGASSGIGFATALALSKAGAKVAIGARRVDRLEELAKTISANGGEVFYQKLDVTQRTECENFAKAVLEKWNSIDILVNNAGLMPLSFFKSLKVDEWDRMVDVNIKGVLYSTGAVISHMKEKKSGHIVNLSSVAGRIVFPAGSVYCATKHAVAAFSEGLRQEFSVRSNIRVTSIEPGVVATELNDTITDESLQGFIENAKKMEALQAEDIANAILYAVDSPSHVNVNEILIRPTTQER; this is encoded by the coding sequence ATGATTAAAGATAAAGTTGCAATAATTACTGGTGCTAGTAGTGGAATTGGATTTGCGACGGCTTTGGCTTTATCAAAAGCAGGAGCAAAAGTTGCTATAGGTGCTAGGAGAGTTGATCGTTTAGAAGAACTTGCAAAAACAATATCAGCAAATGGAGGAGAAGTATTCTATCAAAAATTAGATGTAACGCAGAGAACTGAATGTGAAAATTTTGCTAAAGCAGTATTAGAAAAATGGAATTCTATTGATATTCTTGTGAATAATGCTGGATTGATGCCTTTGAGCTTCTTCAAAAGTCTCAAAGTTGATGAATGGGATAGAATGGTTGATGTTAATATCAAAGGTGTTTTGTATTCAACAGGTGCCGTAATTTCTCACATGAAAGAAAAAAAATCTGGTCATATAGTTAATCTTTCATCTGTTGCTGGAAGAATTGTTTTTCCTGCTGGTAGTGTTTATTGTGCAACCAAACATGCAGTAGCTGCATTTAGTGAAGGACTAAGACAAGAATTTAGTGTTCGCTCTAACATCCGAGTAACAAGTATTGAACCGGGAGTTGTTGCTACAGAACTTAATGACACGATTACTGATGAGTCATTACAAGGATTCATTGAAAATGCAAAGAAAATGGAAGCTTTACAAGCTGAAGATATTGCAAATGCTATTTTGTATGCTGTTGATTCACCATCACATGTTAATGTAAATGAAATTCTGATAAGACCTACAACTCAAGAACGCTAA